A stretch of DNA from Bacillota bacterium:
CCAACATAAAGCTTTAGAGAAAAATGGCGTGGAAACGGTAACACCGGAGTGAAAAAATAGCGCCGCGAGGAATCTCGGGCAGAGGAAAACGCTGTGCTTTACGGGGAAAAAGACCAGGAACCATTTTATAGCGGTAGTAAGGAGTGCTTGAGGAGGGGATTCTTCGGTCGCCCCAAAAAACAGGGCTCCCTCAGAATGACAGTACTAGAAAGACAGTCGCCGGAATGGCACAATACCGGGGAAGGAATGCGGCGCCCCCCCCCCTGTCATTCCGAGCAAGCGGTGTTTAACAAGAATACCAACATGAAGCTTTAGAGAAAAATGGCGTGGAAACGGTAACACCGGAGTGAAAGAATAGCGCCGCGAGGAATCTGACAGGTATGGCTGAATGACAGGTAATATGTCCTTTTGGCGCCGGAATGTCCCGTTACTTGAAATAAAATATGCCTCCATTGGTCTGGAGGCAAGGGTTTTGGATCAAAGAAAGGCCTGCCTGCAATTCAGCAGGCGTACAGCAAAACGCAAAATCTATTGTTGTTCCGTGAATGGTTCCGCCGTTTCGGATGTGTCCGCGGGGAAAACGTCTTCCTGCCGGCGCCGAAAAGAGGGTTGGTCTTCAATTTCCCGCCAGCCAAAATAGCTCAACACACCAAGAATCAGGGCTATGATTCCCCACAGGAAAAGATCGTAATACCCCGTAGGATAAGCAACAACCAGCGAAACCAGAGCAGCCAGCCCGAACACGACTATGGAAACAAACGGCTTGGCCAGCACAAACGCTGCCCCGACACCGAACATCAGAGCAACGAGCCTTCCCACCGCACCCCCGCGGGAGAGGGCCAGGTCTTCAAAGGTTTCACCCCCGATTCCAACCAGATATGCCTGCACCAGGATGATAGCCAGAAAAATCAAAGCCAGAACCAGAACAGCTTTTCTCATTAGATTAACCATCCCTCCCAAATTTTCGCTGGTGAAATTTGATATCCTGCCGGGCGGATATCCACAGCAATTATACCGCAAAGAATGCTTGCCGAATAGTAGAAAATATTCAACATTTATCAATATTTTTCTCTGCCCGGTTGGCATTGTACAAATGCCGTACGGGTTGCCATTCTTACGGACAAGTATAACTTAAATAAAAAAAACCGTCAACACCAAAAATTCCCTTCCCGGCAGGGAAATAAACCCTTCCGGGATCCGGCTAAGTTATGTTTATGAATGAAAAGATTGGGTATGACTGTTACTTTTATTTTCCTTTCGTTTTTGTGGAATTTTCGACCGCTTTGGTGTATGATAAATGGTGATGAATGGAGCCAGAATGTAACGTTGTTGCAGTCATAACAGCAATGCGGGCGTGGCGGAACTGGCAGACGCGCTGGACTTAGGATCCAGTGGGATGATTTTCCCTTGGAGGTTCAAATCCTCTCGCCCGCACCATTTTTCTCGATGGTTTGATCGTATTTCCCCACGACTGGACAATCGGGGTGCCTTACATCCCGTGCCCCTGTAGTTGAATTTTACCTGCACCGGATCTTTCAGCATGCCAGCCACACCCTGCACCAGTGGCCTGAAGTGCGAGCTGGCAACCATGACCGGCGAATAGTGATCACATCCGCTAGATACCGTACATCTGATAACCGATACGTTTGAAACCCTGTTTTTTGGCAACCAGGTCAAGGTGCAAGGTGGACCAGTCTGTCAGCGCCGCCAATTCCTGGCCTTCACCGATGTAGGTTTTCAGGTAGCCTTCGCATTCTTTACAGGTGTCGACGCGCAGATCCGGTTCTTCATCCAGCCCGATTATTTCCAATGTTTTTTGATCTTCATTGCCGCAATAGGGGCATCCCATCCGCTTGAAACGCCAATGCATCTGGCAACATCCACAGATCAGGTTGCGTTCCCGCCCTTTTTCTGTTTTCAGCAAATGGGCCATGGCCGGAAGCTGGCCGCAGACCGGGCAGTAGCCCCTGAGCCATGGATCTTCTTCCAGCAACATGGACACTTTCTCTTTCAGAGGTTCCAGAACATGTGAAAGGGCTTTCCAGACCAGAAACAGAAGGAATCCTTCGCTGACTTCACCCAGGTCCTTCTTGCTGTCTTTGACGCTGCTGTCCTTCACGGCCTCGGCCACGAGGCAGCCGACCAGGTCTTCTTTCTCTGCAAATGCCGCCTTGACCTGTAGAGATTGTGTGATGATTTGACCCGGCAAGGATGCCGTGACCAGGGCATCGATCATTTTGACAATGAGGTTTTCCACTTCCTTCATGAATCCTTCGAGGTTTTCACCCGTTTTAAGAATTGGAATACCTCTTTTGAATTCTTCCAGAACACCTTCTCCCGGGACGTAGGGTGTAACAGCTTCGCCGCCACTTTTCTTGATCACCGCTTCGATTATTTTCTGCAACTGTGCAATTTCTTTGAGATAGGGGCGTTCCCGGACCCAATCCTCGATTGTTACGTCCAATCCGTCCAATTTGAAACCTCCTTTGCTACAATAGCCGGGGACAGGCCTCAAACTTTCAGGCCTGCCCCCGGATAGTTCACCTGTGTTCCATCGGCAGTACGGATAGGGATAAGTGTCTGTCCCGAAATCCTTACCCGGCCAAGGGCAAGAAGAACCGCCTCTTCAGAGGTAAAGGTTATGCCTTGCTGATATTGACCAGGCAGGCTTTGGTTTCCTGGATGAAGGTGTTGGGATCGCCTGCATCAATGGTCAGCAGGTTGGTACTTGGCTTTCTGCTCAAGCCTTTGTGACCCCAGTTGTAAGGCATCCAGACCACTTCCACCTCTTTGCCGTTAATAACCATTGTATTCATGCGGGAGGTAACGTGGGCTTTCACCACTACCTCACCGCGTGCCGACCAGACCTTGACTTCTTCCCCATTATCAACCCCGAGCTTCTCGGCCAGACTCTTCGACATCTCGCAAATCGGCTCCGGATAGAGTTCATTCAGCCACGGCAGGTTGCGGGTAACTGACCCTGCACACCAGTGTTCGGTAAGGCTGGATGTGCACAGCACATAGGGGTAATCATCTGTTGTGCCGATGGGCTGCCATTCCTCTACACGCGGATATTTCACACACGGATTGTAATGTACCTCCGGGTGCATGATATTCGCCGTGGGGCTCTCTACCGGTTCATAGAACTCCGGTACAGGGCCATCCGCCGGTGTCGAGGATGTGTCCCGCGGTAAATCCGAATCGGGAAGGGGATCCTGATAAAATCCCGACAGGAGGCGGCCAACACCCTCTCCGGACATCCTGAAAGGCCGTTGCCCGTTGGGAGTGCTGGGCCCATCATTCACATTGGGAACGTCCGGCGTATCATGCCCGGTCCAGATCCCTTTTGCTTCGTCCCACCAGATTACCGCTTTTTCTTCATCGTAAGGACGGCCATTGGCATCACAGGAGGCACGGTTGTACAACACATGCATGTTCCCCGGCCAGCTCCATGCAAAGCCGGGATAGATGCCCAGCCCGCTCGGGTCTGTCTGGTTGTCCTTTCTCTTGGTATTATTCTGATTATTGGCATAAACTCCGGGATAAACCCAGCATCCGGACGAGGTTGTTCCATCAGGCTTCAGCTCCCCGATGCCCTTGAGAAGTTCGCCGGTTTCCAGGTTGTAACCGTTGATTTCCTTCAGGACTTCTTCCGCAAAGGTGATATTGTCCGAGTTGTCGTAGTCCCATGTAGCTTTCTTGAATATCTCGTCTTTTTTCTCGGTGGAATCGGCATAAAGTTCCCTTACCTTCCTGAAGATAAGGTCAAGGATCTCCAGGTCCGGCTTGGAGTCTCCCACGGGATCGATACCCGTGTAACGCCATTGCACCATTCGGCCGGAATTTATGAGGGAGCCTTCCCTTTCAAGGAAAGATGCCGCCGGCAGAAAGATGACTTCGGTGTCGATGGTCGTGGGGTCAACCCCGGGGCGTTCTTCCCAGAAGGATGCCGTTTCAATATCAAACAGGTCTTGAACTACCACCATCTCCATTTTTTCAAGCCCCGCCTGCACCAGGTTGAGGTTCGGTTGGGTAACCAGGGGGTTCTGCCCCACGCAGAAGAGAAACTTTACCTCGTCTTCCAGAGCTTTTTCAAAGTAGCTGAATACGGAATAATTTGCTTTCCCATTTTTCTTGGGCAGCAAGTTGAAGCAGTAATCGTTCTCCGGTTGTGCATGTTCCCCGAACCATGCCTTCATCAGGTTTATCAGGAAATTGCGGCGGAAAGTTCCCGATGAGGTTGTCCAGGTATCGATATCCTGAACATTGTGGTTGGGATAGCCCAGATAGCCCGGCAGATAGCCGAACAGGCAGGCCATGTCTGTCGAACCCTGAACATTGGGCTCACCGCGCAGAGCGTTGATACCGCTGCCCGGTTTCCCCACGTTCCCCAGAAGGAGCTGCAAAACTCCAAAGGCACGGATGTTCTGCACACCAACAGTGTGCTGGGTCATCCCCAGGGCATACATTACTGTTCCGGGACGGTTTGCAACCAGGGTGTCCGCAACATTCTTGATCTCTTCTTCCGAAGCACCCGAAATGGCAGAAGCTGTTTTGAAATCGTAACGTTTGAAAAATTCTTTTATCTTGCTGAAGACGCACCTTGGATCATCCAGGCTCTCCGCCTTGAGAGGTTTTTTCTCACCGTCCAGGGCATATCCCCAGGATTTGTTATTGTAACTGCGCGTTTCGGGATTGTAACCCGAGAAAAGACCATCGCTGAAATCAAATTCTTCATTGGCAATCAGCAATGCGTTGGTGTGGTTGAGCACAAAATCCTCATCATAGAGTTTTTCGGTCAGGATATAGTTGATGATGGAGTTCAGAAAAGCGATATCGGTTCCGGGCCTTATACGCACGAAAATATCCGCTATCGCTGAAGTTCTTGTAAAACGCGGGTCGACGTGAATAACCTTGGCACCATTTTTCTTGGCTTCCATCACCCATTTCATGGACATGGGGTGGTTCTCGGCAGCATTGCTACCCTCGATCAGGAATGCCCTGGCATTCTTCAAATCGATCCAGTTATTGGTCATGGCACCGCGTCCGAATGAGGCCCCCAAACTGGCGACCGTAGGACTGTGTCAGACACGTGCCTGGTGCTCCAGGTATGGTGACCCCATTATCCGGGCCATCTTTGTAAACAGATAACATTCTTCGTTGTTAACCTGAGCACCGCCGAGGAAAGCCAACGCATCGGTGCGATTGACCGGATAGGTTTCGCCGTCCACCGTTTCCTCGGCAATCCAATTTTCATCACGAAGTTCTTTTATCTTCCGGGCGACCTTGTCGATAGCCTCGTCCCAGCCAATCTCTTCCCAATGATTGCTGCCCGGAGCACGATACAACGGGGTTTTGACACGCTCGGGAGAATTGACCACCTCGTAACAGGCCGCCCCCTTGCTGCAGAGCGCCCCCTCGTTGATGATGTGGTCCGGATCTCCCTCCAGGTTGATAAGTTTTCCATCTTTTACGTGGCAGATCATACCGCATGAACACGAACAAAAGTTACAAATAGAAGTGTACTCCTTGGCGCCGTGAATTTTGAATTCGTTCGATGCCGCTTCAATTTGCCCCACATTAAAGCCCATCTGAGACAAGGCCAGCCCGGCGCCCGTCGCTCCAACCAACTTGAGAAAATCTCGACGTTTTAGCTTCAAACCTAACCCCTCCTAAAAAATTTATTATCCGCCATAAATAATATCAATTATATCCTAACTTACTTTGTACTGACAGACAACCCCCCTTCATCACCTTCGTGCGTTCCTTTTCCAACTGTAAATAATTCCAAATTCGAATACTTTCAGAATTGTATCAATAAAAGCCAATAATGTCAATACTCGCAATCGTGTTGAATCATGAAGCTTTTCGAGCACCCGGTTCAACCCGGATCCGGCAAACGGATGGCCAACCATGATTTCCAGCAGGGTTTCCGATTTCATTTTCCGTTTGCTGCCCCGGCAACAGTTTTGAGCCAGAGATTGCGCCGCACAACACGAACATCAACCGCCCGTCGGCTTCCGCAAGGAAAAGCAAAATAATCAAGATTCCCCGGTGGCCCGGTTTGCATCCGAATCCCTGTTTTTACCCTGTTATTATTATCTTCACCTGCTCCCCCCTTTTCAAGCCGGAAGAACCTTTTTCGATATCAATGTAACAATTGGTGCCAAGAACACTTTTCAAGCTGCCCGGGGACTGCTCCGCTTCGATTATCCTTACCTCTGCTTCCCCATTTTCCTTCTGCGTGAATTGCCCGCGCAGAAATCTGCGAATGGGGCTGCTTTTTTCAAAGTCGTTCTGCAATATCGCCCGCATACTCTTCATTTTCAATGCATGGTTATGTGTGATGCTTCTCAAAAAAGGAAAAAGGAGCAGATCAAGAGTTACGGATGCCGCCAGGGGATTGCCGGAGAGGCTGATCACGGGTTTTCCTTTCAACACGGTGAAAAGGGCAGGGGAGCCGGGCTTGATATTTACCCTCCAGAAAATTTTTTCCGCCCCCAGAGCTTCCATGACCCCCATCATGTAGTCTTTTTCGCCTACCGATACGCCCCCCGTGCTAACAATAAAATCCACCCTGTCAACCATCTCCGCGATGGTATCTGCAATAACCTGGCGATCATCACCGAGGCTGATACCGGGCAACACTTCCACACCGCATTCCCGAAGGCGGCAGGCAATGGTATAAAAATTGCTGTCGTATACCTGGCCTGTCATCAAATCGAGCCCCGGTTCGACCAACTCATCGCCGGTACTGATCACCGCGGTAACCGGCTTGCGATATACGGTTATGGCACTTGAACCCAAACTGGCCAGAACCCCGATCTCGGCGGCTCCGAGCAGTGTGTTTTTTGAGAGGACGGTGGCCCCCTTTTTAAAACTCTCGCCCTGGAAACAGTAATTGTCCCATGGCCGCAACTGTTTCAAGATTTCAACCTGCCGGCCCGCAGCACCCGCCCGGGCGTCTTCCTGCCTGATGACGCAGTCTGCCCCGTCGGGAATGGGGGAACCGGTCATCAGCCGGACCGCCGTCCCGGGGGTCACTTTTTTGCGGGAGTAGATTCCGGCGTAAATGGCATCGATGACTTCCAGACGAACCGGTGCAAGAGGGGCTGCCCCCTCCGTGTCTTCAGCACGCAAGGCATATCCATCCAGCGGAGAACGGTTAAATGGAGGCTGATCCATGGGGGCGCGGACGTCTTCAGCCAGCACCCGCCCGAGTGCCTCCGGCAAGGCGACTGTTTCCGGCCCGGCAGGAATGGCTCTTTCTTCGATCAATTGCCGGGCTTTTTCCAGTTCTATTCCTTCCATCATGTTAGAAACTACCTTTCCCAAAACTGCATGCCGGGTAGATACAGCTGCTACATCCAAGGCAAAATCCTCCATGCCCGTGCATGGCGATATCTTCTGCCGTTATTTTTTCCTGAACCAGCAATCGGGGCAGAAAAATGTCAAAAACCGAGTTTTTGAAGAAGATCATGCCGCCGGGAAGCCCCAGTATGGGTACCCGCCCGTGGTAGGCAAGCAAGAATGTGGCCCCGGGGAGAATTGGGGCACCATAGGATACTATCTTTCCACCTGCCTTCACGATGGCGGAGGGGGTCAGATCATCGGGGTCAACCGACATCCCCCCGGTACACAAAATCATGTCGGCCCCCATGGCCAGATATTTTTTGATGGAAGCGACAATCTCGTCTTCTTTATCGGGAACGATTGTCTGCCCCAGAAGTTCAGAACCAAAGGATTCTATCTTGCCTCGCAACAAAGGACCGAACCTGTCTTTTACAATGCCTTCAAAAACCTCATTTCCGGTGGTAACCAGGCCCACCTCGAGTTTCCTGTAGGGAAGCAGACGCATTATTTTACGCTGCCCTGCTATTTCTTCCGCTTTTTTGATCACATCCCCATTGATAAGCAGCGGTATCGCCCGGGTAGCACCGACTTTCTGGCCTTTTTTCACGGGAAAATTGTTGTGCACGGTAGATACAATTACCTTGCCGAGCATGTTGATGGCCAACAAAAGTTCTGTATCAACCTTGAGCAAGCCATCATGGTCGGCGCTGAAGACCACCTTGCCCTCCTTGATCGGACCGGAATTCAGGCCTTCCCCGGCAACGATTTTTTCAAGCCTTGCTGCGGCTTCATCCTCGTGAAGAAAGCCTTCTTTGTCTTCCCACACATAGATATGCTCTCTCCCCATGGAAATCAAAACGGGGATATCCTCTTTCCTGATGACATCCCCCTTTTTGAACCTTCGCCCCTTGAATTTCCCGGGTATGATCTGTGTCATATCGTGGCATATGACTGTTCCTACCGCGTTCCTTACCGGGATCTGTTTCATCGTCTTCCTCCTGGTCCTGGACCACGTAGCGCCGATATACAGTGTTACCGGGCCCTTTTCAAGACCCCGACGGAAATCCCATGTTAGCATGCTACAAAACAATCGATCCAGGATAGTTCATGCGTGAATGAACAATGATCCTGAAAACAATTATTCGAATACTTTCTGAATTTTATCAATAAATGAACACCCTGTCAACATCAGAACTCTCCGTTGGAGCCGGGGGCAACAACATTCCCCGGGCCGGCCGGATCTGCCGGATCGGATTCTTCCAGTTTGAACAGGGGCAAGATCGCCAGTAGCATCAGAAAAGAGGCGACAATGATAATGATGGGCGTGGGAATATAGGCCACCTGCCCCTCGATAATGGTCTTGATACCGAACATGCGGGAAAGGATCCCGCCAATAATCGGCCCGGGAACCATGGTGAAAGCCACGTTGAAAAGAGTCATGTAACCGGCAAATTCCCCCCGTTTCTCTTCGGGAAAGAGGTCCTTGCTCCAGGCCCCGGTGGCAATGCTCCAGACGTTGCCCGCTCCAAAAGCAACGATGCCCACGGCTGCAAGAAAGATCAGATTGCGTGTCAAGGCAAAGGAAAATAGTGCGGCTGACTGGAGGATCACCGCAACGAGGGCAACTTTCTTG
This window harbors:
- a CDS encoding formate dehydrogenase accessory protein FdhE, producing MDGLDVTIEDWVRERPYLKEIAQLQKIIEAVIKKSGGEAVTPYVPGEGVLEEFKRGIPILKTGENLEGFMKEVENLIVKMIDALVTASLPGQIITQSLQVKAAFAEKEDLVGCLVAEAVKDSSVKDSKKDLGEVSEGFLLFLVWKALSHVLEPLKEKVSMLLEEDPWLRGYCPVCGQLPAMAHLLKTEKGRERNLICGCCQMHWRFKRMGCPYCGNEDQKTLEIIGLDEEPDLRVDTCKECEGYLKTYIGEGQELAALTDWSTLHLDLVAKKQGFKRIGYQMYGI
- the fdnG gene encoding formate dehydrogenase-N subunit alpha; this translates as MKLKRRDFLKLVGATGAGLALSQMGFNVGQIEAASNEFKIHGAKEYTSICNFCSCSCGMICHVKDGKLINLEGDPDHIINEGALCSKGAACYEVVNSPERVKTPLYRAPGSNHWEEIGWDEAIDKVARKIKELRDENWIAEETVDGETYPVNRTDALAFLGGAQVNNEECYLFTKMARIMGSPYLEHQARVUHSPTVASLGASFGRGAMTNNWIDLKNARAFLIEGSNAAENHPMSMKWVMEAKKNGAKVIHVDPRFTRTSAIADIFVRIRPGTDIAFLNSIINYILTEKLYDEDFVLNHTNALLIANEEFDFSDGLFSGYNPETRSYNNKSWGYALDGEKKPLKAESLDDPRCVFSKIKEFFKRYDFKTASAISGASEEEIKNVADTLVANRPGTVMYALGMTQHTVGVQNIRAFGVLQLLLGNVGKPGSGINALRGEPNVQGSTDMACLFGYLPGYLGYPNHNVQDIDTWTTSSGTFRRNFLINLMKAWFGEHAQPENDYCFNLLPKKNGKANYSVFSYFEKALEDEVKFLFCVGQNPLVTQPNLNLVQAGLEKMEMVVVQDLFDIETASFWEERPGVDPTTIDTEVIFLPAASFLEREGSLINSGRMVQWRYTGIDPVGDSKPDLEILDLIFRKVRELYADSTEKKDEIFKKATWDYDNSDNITFAEEVLKEINGYNLETGELLKGIGELKPDGTTSSGCWVYPGVYANNQNNTKRKDNQTDPSGLGIYPGFAWSWPGNMHVLYNRASCDANGRPYDEEKAVIWWDEAKGIWTGHDTPDVPNVNDGPSTPNGQRPFRMSGEGVGRLLSGFYQDPLPDSDLPRDTSSTPADGPVPEFYEPVESPTANIMHPEVHYNPCVKYPRVEEWQPIGTTDDYPYVLCTSSLTEHWCAGSVTRNLPWLNELYPEPICEMSKSLAEKLGVDNGEEVKVWSARGEVVVKAHVTSRMNTMVINGKEVEVVWMPYNWGHKGLSRKPSTNLLTIDAGDPNTFIQETKACLVNISKA
- a CDS encoding molybdopterin molybdotransferase MoeA; amino-acid sequence: MDVAAVSTRHAVLGKVVSNMMEGIELEKARQLIEERAIPAGPETVALPEALGRVLAEDVRAPMDQPPFNRSPLDGYALRAEDTEGAAPLAPVRLEVIDAIYAGIYSRKKVTPGTAVRLMTGSPIPDGADCVIRQEDARAGAAGRQVEILKQLRPWDNYCFQGESFKKGATVLSKNTLLGAAEIGVLASLGSSAITVYRKPVTAVISTGDELVEPGLDLMTGQVYDSNFYTIACRLRECGVEVLPGISLGDDRQVIADTIAEMVDRVDFIVSTGGVSVGEKDYMMGVMEALGAEKIFWRVNIKPGSPALFTVLKGKPVISLSGNPLAASVTLDLLLFPFLRSITHNHALKMKSMRAILQNDFEKSSPIRRFLRGQFTQKENGEAEVRIIEAEQSPGSLKSVLGTNCYIDIEKGSSGLKRGEQVKIIITG
- a CDS encoding molybdopterin-binding protein, which translates into the protein MKQIPVRNAVGTVICHDMTQIIPGKFKGRRFKKGDVIRKEDIPVLISMGREHIYVWEDKEGFLHEDEAAARLEKIVAGEGLNSGPIKEGKVVFSADHDGLLKVDTELLLAINMLGKVIVSTVHNNFPVKKGQKVGATRAIPLLINGDVIKKAEEIAGQRKIMRLLPYRKLEVGLVTTGNEVFEGIVKDRFGPLLRGKIESFGSELLGQTIVPDKEDEIVASIKKYLAMGADMILCTGGMSVDPDDLTPSAIVKAGGKIVSYGAPILPGATFLLAYHGRVPILGLPGGMIFFKNSVFDIFLPRLLVQEKITAEDIAMHGHGGFCLGCSSCIYPACSFGKGSF